A stretch of the Papaver somniferum cultivar HN1 chromosome 6, ASM357369v1, whole genome shotgun sequence genome encodes the following:
- the LOC113286935 gene encoding plant UBX domain-containing protein 7-like, producing the protein MDTDTVRAALPIKRDTLYDVDELNRSNKKQLAKRPRVWDSEQDAATKTRKVDQSKGNLAKLYRPPLELMFTGSFNESKQVAKAQRKWLLLNLQSPTEFSSHMLNRDTWGHEILAGMIASNFIFWQVYDDTTEGQKVCGYYNLTGSIPAVLVLDPFTGKKEKSWSGMVQPEALLEDLMPYMDAAPKDSLEKPVEKPVKPIKVYKRRKSEEEKAIGALAASMKNMTATGVLASNDDANECKSDDVGTLLSKKLRYLELAEEPKEVDKKLLCSIRIRLPDGRRVQRNFLRTDPVQLLWPFCSSQLDAAEFPSFELTLAIPGASKTLNYEDKLTFEESGLSNSMISVTWDRA; encoded by the coding sequence ATGGATACGGATACGGTTCGTGCTGCATTACCAATAAAAAGAGATACCTTATATGATGTTGATGAACTAAATCGATCAAACAAAAAACAGTTGGCTAAACGACCTAGGGTTTGGGATTCTGAACAAGACGCTGCAACAAAAACCAGAAAAGTTGATCAAAGTAAGGGTAATCTTGCTAAACTATACCGTCCACCTCTTGAATTAATGTTTACGGGTTCTTTCAATGAGTCAAAACAAGTCGCAAAGGCACAGCGCAAATGGTTATTACTTAATCTGCAGTCACCGACAGAATTCAGTTCGCATATGTTGAATCGGGATACATGGGGGCATGAAATCCTTGCTGGGATGATTGCATCTAATTTTATCTTCTGGCAAGTGTACGATGACACCACTGAAGGTCAGAAAGTGTGTGGTTACTATAATTTGACGGGTTCTATTCCTGCGGTTCTTGTTCTGGATCCGTTCACAGGCAAGAAGGAGAAATCCTGGAGCGGGATGGTTCAGCCTGAGGCATTATTAGAGGACTTGATGCCTTATATGGATGCAGCTCCTAAGGATTCATTGGAGAAACCAGTGGAGAAACCTGTTAAACCCATAAAAGTATACAAAAGAAGAAAGTCCGAGGAAGAAAAGGCGATCGGGGCGTTGGCAGCATCGATGAAAAACATGACAGCTACTGGTGTTCTAGCTTCAAATGATGATGCAAATGAATGTAAGAGTGACGATGTAGGAACATTACTGAGCAAGAAGCTTAGGTATCTTGAACTCGCTGAAGAGCCAAAGGAGGTCGACAAAAAACTTCTTTGCAGTATCAGGATTCGACTTCCTGACGGACGCAGAGTTCAGCGAAATTTCCTGCGAACAGATCCAGTTCAGCTGTTATGGCCTTTCTGTAGCTCCCAGCTTGATGCAGCAGAGTTTCCGTCTTTTGAATTGACGCTAGCCATTCCAGGTGCGTCAAAGACTCTTAATTATGAAGACAAGCTGACGTTCGAGGAATCTGGATTATCAAACTCAATGATCTCTGTAACTTGGGATAGAGCATAG
- the LOC113290485 gene encoding uncharacterized protein LOC113290485 — translation MIFVRNVIGLDIEWDSASYQSKVSTLQLCQRTRCIIIQRPRLYYIPNSLRSLLSSRSITFVGVSITQDIAKLDRDYGLKCWSGTELGPLADRVYRTQCYGRAGLVGLMYRVLGVGIQKPGHVTRSNWGKIFLCNEQIEYATVYASLAIGKELLSGIYK, via the coding sequence ATGATTTTCGTTCGAAATGTTATTGGTCTCGACATTGAATGGGATTCAGCTTCATACCAAAGCAAGGTTTCAACACTACAGTTATGTCAGAGAACTCGTTGCATTATCATTCAGCGGCCTCGCTTATATTATATCcccaactctttgagaagcttaCTTTCGAGTCGATCGATCACTTTCGTTGGTGTGAGTATCACGCAGGATATTGCGAAGCTGGATCGCGACTATGGTCTTAAGTGCTGGTCTGGTACTGAGTTGGGTCCACTTGCTGACAGGGTTTATCGTACCCAGTGTTATGGTCGTGCTGGATTGGTCGGCTTGATGTATCGAGTTTTGGGAGTCGGTATTCAGAAACCGGGACATGTGACCCGGTCTAACTGGGGTAAGATCTTCCTCTGCAATGAGCAAATCGAATATGCTACCGTTTATGCTTCTCTTGCAATTGGAAAAGAGTTGTTGAGTGGAATatataaatag
- the LOC113286934 gene encoding myosin-2 heavy chain-like, protein MSRIAKWKLEKTKVKVVFRLQFHATNIPQTGWDKLFVSFIPADSLKATAKTSKASVRNGTCKWADPIYETTRLIQDTKSKQYEDKYYKLVVAMGSSRSGFLGEGIINLADYADASQPSAIALPLQGCNFATILHVAVQPLTSKTGFREFEQQRELRETGLQTTVQGDYNGSTANLASTGEMARDQVNGRVRFKSESKDLPALEEVEELNEDYADSTTGIDVSSTTSGSLYADKHDSSTHEIDSLKSTTSGDLAGLSLNQSPNPDKGDHRNVGQGGNDWVHAWSSDYSMDNDLAAAYEENSRLKGSLDMAESSILELKLEVTSLQNLAKELGSKTLKFDKVLDAEVLSGKELAKEVSILKSECSKFKYDYEQLKDSTSSHHLTSGDIVAEDQALLFQTLHMGWMQGLLVMEENVRSIQNKGCHDYHGGDFRYLQPELESLEKVLHDLKQVTIQGPSSLDVKPAPADMKHSQAMRFEESEKFISGNRLLNIGTDLYSGRSPQLSQEPDHYVSTVAFEAKISGLRKELEESKFERDSLTKKLDQMECYYEALIQELEESQKQMLGELQSLRTEHSTCFYTISSCKTQMEAMHQDMNTQFVRFVEDKRDLVSLNKELEERAITSETALKKARWNHSVAVGQLQKDLELLSFQVLSMFQTNENLIKQAFKESSLDCYQDYLEEKSEAVDSCLQKKNGARNLDTLDMLMDSKTELPITNIKKRVDSTKSDAFKPLQSQEPNEDKQLMSGDIHFVDLKRTLRLQEELYQKAEDELGEMHMVNLNLYIFSKVLQETLQESTNGIKLMKQKLGELAEQLEHSTVSNELLMIRLQATLDDVNAQKEINADCVRKYNELASHNQMMEEKFQGVYDENSDLIHKISDYESLVMEYRSYESKFDVCTSEKNELLNLLKQENLDKYSLQNEVIFLHDELRNLKTDFDIQSSFKGDLEKKVSSLQDELALQTQVLEEKLQGLSDENGLLAQKVSECESSILEYKDYERKYELSTVEKTELENSSRQESLEKGRLQHEVGSLQEELRTLKSDFDSQFSLKGNLERTVTSLQDKLSLENHMLEEKLKGALDENSILAQKVLEYEKVKLKYESDIQGMANKLDTSMGHLARLQLEIEDITNKLKLSSENEERYAANTQEMSSKLAAFEAEVQNVTGENRDLVQKILALENVNAELESTKLILADSERQREAVVISLNASNEALENVNAELERTKLAVADSERQSEALVISLNASNEALENVSAELERTKLAVADSERQSEAMVISLNASNEVSVKLKDELKSAKENLGCMRDELLSETTSRVELENKVADLSSQLNMKNDQLLSLEAHKSELLHLKQLVADIEHEKSRVCHLLLLSEESGRKADADVLSLQARVSDLECHLAALHGIALAADIELVYTRSQFLSRTQELVQQLETLDSCYRELHIKHLAVLNTVNDRISSKAQYVEENAVLLSTLSSLRSELEATAVERKSLLDRIKAISEELENHKNRADIAESNVVECTSRHELEIAHLKHALLSSQEEANDLLSSQEELDTTIIVIKSKLDEQYLQISLLEDELTQLRDQQKELTRRLSEQSLKTEEFKNLSIHLKELKDRAEAECVQAREKKEAEGQSVVAQESLRMVFMRDQCETKVQEMRNQILVSKKHGEEMLFKLQDALGEVENLKKVEASLIKRNEEQSVKILDLESELQRVLAEKREKVNAYDRMQAELECSLISLECCKEEKQKLEASLQECNEERYKITVELNSVKERLESLASSTILQEEGIRKSVVDEDSCRELEDASQVPVQDGVVSRSVVRISRQASAGQKGLLQNDAHHLALIDEHAKAQSIMSSMDNLHHELERMKNENLGSIHPHEQQHCQSIFQGLEREQLQLHKTNEELGSIFPLFSEFSSCGNALERVLALEMELAESLKAKKKSGFQSSFLKQHSDEEAIFQSFKDINDLIKDMLEMKGRYVTVETELKEMHDRYSQLSLQLAEVEGERQKLVMTLKNARSPKRLPYL, encoded by the exons ATGTCGAGGATTGCCAAGTGGAAGCTTGAGAAGACtaaagtgaaagtggttttccgGCTGCAATTCCATGCTACAAAT ATACCACAAACTGGATGGGATAAATTGTTCGTTTCTTTCATTCCTGCCGATTCTTTGAAGGCAACAGCAAAGACAAGCAAAGCAAGTGTAAGAAATGGGACTTGCAAGTGGGCAGATCCTATTTATGAGACTACGAGGCTTATTCAGGATACCAAAAGCAAACAGTATGAAGACAAGTACTATAAGCTTGTTGTTGCGATG GGTTCATCTCGGTCGGGCTTTCTTGGTGAGGGTATTATCAACCTTGCGGATTACGCAGATGCATCACAGCCTTCTGCTATTGCTCTGCCTCTTCAAGGATGCAACTTCGCTACAATTTTACAT GTTGCTGTCCAGCCACTCACTTCTAAAACCGGGTTCAG AGAATTTGAGCAGCAGAGGGAACTCAGAGAGACAGGGCTGCAGACAACTGTCCAAGGTGATTATAATGGATCTACTGCAAATTTAGCATCTACTGGTGAAATGGCCCGTGATCAG GTTAACGGGAGAGTTAGATTCAAATCAGAATCTAAAGACCTCCCTGCACTTGAAGAGGTGGAAGAGTTGAATGAAGACTATGCTGATTCAACCACTGGGATTGATGTTTCATCAACCACGTCAGGAAGTCTATATGCTGACAAGCATGATTCAAGCACACATGAAATTGATAGCCTTAAGAGCACAACCTCTGGTGATTTAGCTGGACTTTCCCTTAATCAGAGTCCTAATCCTGATAAAGGGGACCATCGGAATGTGGGACAGGGGGGCAATGATTGGGTCCATGCATGGAGTTCAGACTATTCCATGGATAACGACTTGGCAGCTGCTTATGAAGAAAACAGTAGACTTAAAGGAAGCTTAGACATGGCCGAATCCTCTATCTTAGAACTCAAGCTGGAAGTGACTTCTTTACAGAACCTTGCAAAAGAATTAGGTTCTAAAACTTTGAAGTTTGATAAAGTACTAGACGCTGAGGTTCTTTCTGGAAAGGAGCTTGCGAAAGAGGTTTCTATACTCAAATCTGAGTGTTCAAAATTCAAATATGATTACGAACAGCTTAAGGATTCCACATCGAGTCATCATCTTACATCTGGAGATATTGTTGCAGAAGatcaggctcttctatttcaaacCCTGCATATGGGATGGATGCAGGGTCTTCTAGTTATGGAGGAAAATGTCAGATCCATACAGAACAAGGGTTGCCACGATTACCATGGAGGAGACTTTCGTTATCTTCAGCCAGAGTTAGAATCACTAGAAAAGGTTCTCCACGATCTTAAGCAAGTAACCATACAAGGGCCCTCGTCACTAGATGTGAAACCAGCACCGGCAGATATGAAGCATAGCCAAGCGATGAGGTTTGAGGAATCTGAGAAGTTTATCTCTGGAAACAGACTGCTAAATATTGGCACAGATTTGTACTCGGGCAGGTCTCCTCAGCTGTCTCAGGAGCCTGATCATTACGTCTCAACCGTTGCATTTGAAGCTAAAATTAGTGGACTTCGAAAGGAGTTAGAGGAGTCCAAATTTGAACGAGATAGCCTCACCAAAAAATTGGACCAGATGGAGTGCTACTATGAAGCTCTCATTCAGGAGCTTGAGGAAAGTCAGAAGCAAATGCTTGGAGAGTTGCAGAGTCTCAGAACTGAGCACTCTACTTGCTTTTACACAATTTCTTCTTGTAAAACACAAATGGAAGCAATGCACCAAGACATGAATACACAGTTTGTAAGGTTTGTCGAGGACAAGCGTGACTTAGTGTCTCTTAACAAGGAGCTTGAGGAAAGGGCAATCACTTCAGAAACAGCATTAAAAAAGGCTCGCTGGAATCACTCTGTTGCTGTGGGTCAGCTGCAAAAGGATCTTGAATTGCTTTCCTTCCAAGTTTTGTCAATGTTTCAGACTAATGAGAACCTCATCAAACAAGCTTTTAAAGAATCATCCTTAGATTGTTATCAGGATTACCTGGAAGAGAAATCAGAAGCAGTTGATTCTTGCTTACAGAAGAAAAATGGAGCAAGAAATCTGGATACTCTGGATATGTTGATGGATTCGAAGACTGAGCTTCCCATTACAAATATTAAAAAAAGGGTAGATTCTACTAAATCTGATGCTTTCAAACCGTTGCAAAGCCAGGAACCCAATGAAGATAAGCAGCTCATGAGTGGAGATATACATTTTGTGGATCTGAAAAGAACACTTCGCTTGCAGGAAGAGCTGTACCAAAAGGCCGAAGATGAACTTGGTGAAATGCATATGGTAAACTTAAATCTGTACATATTCTCAAAGGTTTTACAAGAAACCTTGCAAGAATCTACCAATGGAATCAAGCTCATGAAACAGAAGCTGGGTGAACTTGCTGAGCAGCTAGAACACTCAACTGTGTCTAATGAATTGCTGATGATAAGGCTGCAAGCCACTCTAGATGACGTGAACGCTCAGAAGGAGATAAATGCTGATTGTGTCAGAAAGTACAATGAACTGGCTTCGCATAATcaaatgatggaagagaaatttcaGGGGGTCTATGATGAGAATTCTGATCTTATTCACAAGATCTCAGATTATGAAAGTCTAGTCATGGAATACAGAAGTTATGAAAGTAAATTTGATGTTTGCACGTCAGAAAAAAACGAGCTACTGAATTTGTTGAAGCAAGAAAATCTGGATAAATACAGCCTTCAAAATGAAGTTATTTTTCTCCATGATGAATTGAGAAACTTGAAAACAGATTTTGATATTCAGTCTTCTTTCAAGGGGGATCTAGAGAAAAAAGTATCTTCACTACAAGATGAGTTGGCTTTGCAAACTCAAGTACtggaagagaagctacagggTCTTTCTGATGAAAATGGTCTTCTTGCTCAAAAGGTCTCAGAATGTGAAAGTTCAATCTTGGAATACAAAGATTACGAGAGAAAGTATGAGCTAAGCACTGTAGAGAAAACTGAACTGGAGAATTCGTCAAGGCAGGAAAGTCTAGAGAAAGGTAGACTTCAGCACGAAGTTGGTTCTCTTCAAGAGGAGTTAAGAACTTTGAAATCAGATTTTGATTCTCAGTTTTCACTGAAGGGTAATCTAGAACGAACTGTCACTTCTCTGCAAGATAAGTTATCTTTGGAAAATCACATGCTAGAAGAGAAGCTAAAGGGAGCACTAGATGAAAATAGCATTCTTGCTCAAAAGGTATTGGAATACGAAAAAGTGAAGCTAAAATATGAATCTGATATACAAGGTATGGCAAATAAGCTAGATACTTCCATGGGCCATCTTGCAAGGCTTCAGCTGGAAATTGAAGATATTACCAATAAACTTAAGCTCAGCTCAGAAAATGAAGAACGATATGCTGCGAATACCCAAGAGATGTCATCAAAGCTTGCAGCATTTGAAGCTGAGGTGCAAAATGTTACTGGTGAGAACAGAGATCTTGTTCAGAAGATTTTGGCATTGGAGAATGTAAATGCAGAGCTTGAGAGCACTAAGTTGATACTTGCTGATTCCGAAAGGCAGAGGGAAGCTGTGGTGATCTCTTTAAATGCTAGCAATGAGGCATTAGAAAATGTAAATGCAGAGCTTGAGCGAACTAAGTTGGCAGTTGCTGATTCTGAAAGGCAGAGCGAAGCTTTGGTGATCTCTTTAAATGCCAGCAATGAGGCATTAGAGAATGTAAGTGCAGAACTTGAGAGAACTAAGTTGGCAGTTGCTGATTCTGAAAGGCAGAGCGAAGCTATGGTGATCTCTTTAAATGCTAGCAATGAGGTATCTGTTAAGCTGAAAGATGAGCTCAAGAGTGCAAAAGAAAATTTGGGGTGCATGCGTGATGAGTTGCTATCAGAGACAAcctcaagggtagaattagagaATAAGGTTGCAGATCTTTCCTCCCAGTTGAATATGAAAAATGATCAGCTGCTTTCTCTCGAAGCGCACAAATCTGAACTTCTACATCTCAAACAACTGGTAGCAGATATAGAACATGAGAAGTCAAGAGTTTGTCATCTTTTGTTGCTCAGTGAGGAGTCTGGGCGGAAGGCTGATGCAGATGTTTTGTCTCTTCAGGCCCGAGTCAGTGATCTGGAATGTCATTTAGCTGCACTTCATGGGATTGCATTAGCCGCAGATATTGAACTTGTTTACACGAGAAGCCAGTTCCTAAGCAGAACACAGGAGCTTGTTCAGCAACTTGAAACTCTAGATAGTTGCTACAGGGAGCTTCATATCAAGCATCTTGCTGTACTGAACACAGTTAATGACCGTATTTCGAGCAAAGCTCAATATGTTGAAGAAAATGCTGTGCTGCTGTCAACTCTCAGTTCCCTGAGGTCTGAGTTAGAAGCAACCGCAGTTGAGAGAAAATCCCTTTTGGATAGGATTAAGGCTATTTCTGAAGAGCTTGAGAATCACAAGAATAGAGCTGATATAGCAGAAAGTAATGTTGTTGAATGTACTAGTCGGCATGAACTTGAGATTGCACACCTGAAGCATGCGTTGTTGAGTTCCCAAGAAGAGGCTAATGATCTGCTTTCCTCCCAAGAAGAACTTGATACTACAATAATAGTCATAAAAAGTAAACTGGATGAACAGTATCTTCAGATTTCGTTGTTGGAGGATGAGCTGACGCAGCTGCGGGACCAGCAAAAGGAGCTTACTCGAAGGCTTTCTGAGCAGAGTTTGAAAACAGAAGAGTTCAAGAACCTGTCCATCCATTTAAAAGAACTAAAAGATAGGGCTGAGGCTGAGTGTGTCCAGGCTCGTGAAAAGAAAGAGGCTGAAGGTCAGTCAGTTGTTGCACAAGAATCCTTGAGAATGGTTTTCATGAGAGATCAATGTGAAACTAAGGTACAAGAGATGAGAAACCAGATTCTCGTCTCCAAAAAGCATGGGGAGGAAATGCTGTTCAAATTACAAGATGCTCTCGGTGAAGTAGAGAATCTGAAAAAAGTTGAGGCGTCTCTAATAAAAAGAAATGAAGAACAGTCCGTGAAAATTTTGGATTTGGAGTCTGAATTACAAAGAGTACTTGCCGAAAAGCGTGAAAAAGTCAATGCTTATGATAGAATGCAAGCAGAGCTTGAATGCTCTTTGATTAGCCTTGAATGTTGTAAAGAGGAAAAGCAAAAACTTGAAGCTTCGTTGCAAGAATGCAATGAGGAAAGATATAAGATCACAGTTGAACTTAACTCAGTGAAAGAACGGCTTGAAAGTCTTGCATCCTCCACAATTCTTCAAGAAGAAGGAATCCGTAAATCTGTTGTAGACGAGGATTCGTGCAGAGAACTGGAAGATGCCTCTCAAGTTCCTGTGCAG GACGGTGTCGTGTCCAGAAGTGTGGTTAGAATTTCAAGGCAAGCTAGTGCTGGCCAGAAGGGCCTACTGCAAAACGATGCACATCACTTAGCTCTCATTGATGAACATGCCAAAGCTCAAAGTATAATGTCTAGCATGGACAACCTTCATCACGAG TTGGAAAGAATGAAGAATGAGAACTTGGGTTCTATTCACCCCCATGAGCAGCAACATTGTCAATCTATTTTTCAAGGTCTAGAAAGAGAACAGTTGCAATTACACAAG ACAAACGAGGAATTAGGGAGCATATTTCCTTTATTTAGTGAATTTTCAAGTTGTGGGAATGCACTGGAGAGGGTGCTAGCTCTGGAAATGGAGCTTGCAGAATCCTTGAAGGCAAAGAAAAAGTCAGGCTTCCAAAG TTCTTTCTTAAAACAACACAGTGACGAAGAAGCCATATTCCAAAGTTTCAAGGACATAAATGATTTGATCAAGGACATGTTGGAGATGAAAGGAAGATACGTGACAGTGGAAACTGAGCTAAAAGAGATGCACGATCGTTACTCTCAACTAAGCCTCCAATTAGCAGAGGTTGAAGGTGAGAGACAAAAACTTGTTATGACACTCAAGAATGCTAGATCACCCAAAAGGCTCCCATACTTGTAA